In Segatella copri, the DNA window TGATATGACCCGTCGAGTTTGGGACCGCTATTATGAAATCGGTATCAAGAACCTTGTGGATGCCATCAACAATTCTGCTGACAAGGCAAACTTGAATGCAGCACTTCGTATCCATCGTGTCTATATCACGGCAGTTTTGGCAGATACCTACGGTGACGTGCCTTGTTTGGAGGCAGGTCTGGGTTATATCTCAGGTATCTCCAACCCTAAGTATGATACCGTAGAGGAACTCTACAGCTGGTTCTTCAAGGAACTTGACGCTTGCGAGAAGCAGCTTGGCACAGGTACCGACCACATTTCTGGTGATGTCACCAGCATGGGTGGTGATGTAGCTAAGTGGAAGAAGTATGCCAATGCACTCCGTATGCGCTATGCCATGCGCATTTCCGATGTTAATCCACAGAAGGCAAAGGAGGAGTTTGAGAAGGCTGTAGCTGCCGGTGCCATCGCCAGTGCAGCAGATGATGCTTATATCAAGTATGCTGATGCTCCATTTACCTATTATGATGGAGCCAACGATTACGATTTCCGTGCCAATGCATTGAGCGAGACTCTCTATGGTCAGGATGCTACATCGCCTACCATGGTATGCTCTACCTTGTTCTATCAGTTGCAGAATACCAACGACCCTCGTCTCTATCGCATCTGCCGTCACTACTACAATATCAAGCGTAGTCAGGTGAAGCCAGATAAGGAGCAGAACATCGACTTGACCGATGATTTCCTGGCTTACTTCCAGAGCAAGAACCTCGGTGAGGAGCCTTGCAACCCTGGTGCAGCCTGGTACACAGACTGGATGAATCCAGCTACGTTGGATGACCTTCCTACTTTGAAGAAGTATGCAGAGATAGACGCGAACACTTATGCCAGCTCTGATTATATAGCCCGAGCTGGTCGTCCTTGCCTGAACATCGACTTCGAGATGCCTTCTTGTCCTGGCGACTTGATGAGCTATGCTGAGGTAGAGTTCCTCAAGGCTGAGGCTGCAAACAAGGGTTGGAATGTAGGTGGTGGTGATGCTGAGAGTCACTACGAGGCTGGTGTTCGTGCCAGCATGGAGTTGCTCAACAACTACTATCTTACATCCAACAAGATTTCCAAGGAAGAGATAGATGCGTTCATTGCTAACAATCCGTTGGGTGACAATCCTAAGGAGACCATCAACACCCAGGCTTGGATTCTCCACATGATGAACCCTTCTGAGGGTTGGGCTAACATGCGCCGCTCTGACTATCCTGCCATCTTGAATCGTGATCGCTTGACCAAGAAAGGTTTCACTTATACGGATCCCGATTGGTCAATGCCTGTCCGCTTGCAGTATCCTGAGTTGGAAGCTCAGTACAACAATGCTAACTACAAGGCTGCCATCGACCGCATGGGTGGTACAGACGATTGGCACAAGCGCCTCTGGTGGGACAAGGCTGATGTAAACCTTCAGCCAGACTTCAATCCTCCATTCGGAACGGGATATAGCAAGTAGTGTTTAATGTTAAGTGTTAAATGTTAAGTCTTATAGGACAATAGAATAGAATAATTAATTATGAATAAGACAATGAAACAATATAAGGAAAAAGTCTTGAAGGCTATGATGATGCTCTTAGCCGTGGGTTTCGCACTGGCTGGTACATCTACCTTGTCTTCTTGCTC includes these proteins:
- a CDS encoding SusD/RagB family nutrient-binding outer membrane lipoprotein produces the protein MNNIIKKYIGKSSLMMAFALMATGTAMTSCSDDTLSNINTDKTKVSELDPNAQLTTALLQTYGDFSLMDTYRNYITGFPQYFAGGWNVTNYAGSNFREDDMTRRVWDRYYEIGIKNLVDAINNSADKANLNAALRIHRVYITAVLADTYGDVPCLEAGLGYISGISNPKYDTVEELYSWFFKELDACEKQLGTGTDHISGDVTSMGGDVAKWKKYANALRMRYAMRISDVNPQKAKEEFEKAVAAGAIASAADDAYIKYADAPFTYYDGANDYDFRANALSETLYGQDATSPTMVCSTLFYQLQNTNDPRLYRICRHYYNIKRSQVKPDKEQNIDLTDDFLAYFQSKNLGEEPCNPGAAWYTDWMNPATLDDLPTLKKYAEIDANTYASSDYIARAGRPCLNIDFEMPSCPGDLMSYAEVEFLKAEAANKGWNVGGGDAESHYEAGVRASMELLNNYYLTSNKISKEEIDAFIANNPLGDNPKETINTQAWILHMMNPSEGWANMRRSDYPAILNRDRLTKKGFTYTDPDWSMPVRLQYPELEAQYNNANYKAAIDRMGGTDDWHKRLWWDKADVNLQPDFNPPFGTGYSK